One part of the Brevundimonas sp. NIBR11 genome encodes these proteins:
- a CDS encoding dienelactone hydrolase family protein, which translates to METLAERWAKLKASLIIRRPEGPGPFPVVLIFPGCGGVREHLHRYAEAAAEAGWMAVTVESFIARGWSDAFVRTFVCTGLLLRGGTRAGDVMAAATFAKDLPDAEPSRIVLAGWSHGAWAIMDLMTEKLEKRGAAFIADPQNADLSGVVGAFMPYPYVAFPARSRWFRWRRALDALVIIPTRDHLAKRKDYELALDHARAAGSDIEEWVVDATHAFDEPGLTHPKIRYDPEATVEAIQRFVGFLKART; encoded by the coding sequence ATGGAGACGCTGGCGGAGCGATGGGCGAAGCTCAAAGCCTCGCTCATCATCCGCCGCCCCGAGGGCCCCGGCCCCTTCCCGGTCGTCCTGATCTTCCCCGGCTGCGGCGGGGTGCGCGAGCATCTGCACCGCTATGCCGAGGCGGCGGCCGAGGCCGGCTGGATGGCGGTGACGGTCGAGAGCTTCATCGCGCGCGGCTGGTCCGACGCCTTCGTCCGCACCTTCGTCTGCACCGGCCTCCTGCTGCGCGGCGGCACGCGGGCCGGGGACGTCATGGCGGCCGCGACCTTCGCGAAAGACCTGCCCGACGCCGAGCCGAGCCGCATCGTCCTCGCCGGCTGGAGCCACGGCGCCTGGGCCATCATGGACCTGATGACGGAGAAGCTCGAAAAGCGCGGCGCGGCCTTTATCGCGGACCCGCAGAACGCCGACCTGTCGGGCGTCGTCGGGGCCTTCATGCCCTATCCCTATGTCGCCTTCCCGGCCCGCAGCCGCTGGTTCCGCTGGCGCCGCGCCCTGGACGCCCTGGTGATCATCCCGACGCGGGATCATCTGGCCAAACGCAAGGACTACGAGCTTGCGCTCGACCACGCCCGCGCCGCCGGGTCCGACATCGAGGAATGGGTCGTCGACGCCACACATGCCTTCGACGAGCCCGGCCTGACCCATCCCAAAATCCGCTACGA
- the purH gene encoding bifunctional phosphoribosylaminoimidazolecarboxamide formyltransferase/IMP cyclohydrolase — MPAAPDFPPAPDAVKPVRALISLSDKTGLETAARAMHEAGVELVSTGGTRAAIAGFGLPVKDVADLTGFPEMMDGRVKTLHPVVHGGLLSVRDAAPHKAAMDEHGIGAIDIVWIDLYPFESTVASGGGFDAVIENIDIGGPAMIRSGSKNHGYVAVAVDGESIGLIVEALKASGSTSLALRKQLAARAFARTAAYDAAVSGWFASQLEDAAPARKSIAGSLAQTLRYGENPHQTGAFYRTGEARPGVAYAQQIQGKELGYNNIADADAAYELVAEFEAPACVIVKHANPCGVAVGKDLSEAYARALECDAVSAFGGVIAVNRPLNGADAQRITEIFTEVVIAPGADDEAKAVFASKKNLRLLITEGLPDPHGAGEVFRSVAGGFLVQSRDRSLIAPADLKIVTRRQPTPTEIQDMLFAFTVAKHVKSNAIVYAKDGQTAGIGAGQMNRRDSARIAAIRAREAGEAKGLAHSLAEGSACASEAFFPFADGLLEAVAAGATSVIQPGGSMRDAEVIAAADEKGIAMAFTGVRVFRH, encoded by the coding sequence ATGCCCGCCGCTCCCGATTTCCCGCCCGCGCCCGACGCGGTGAAGCCCGTCCGCGCCCTGATCTCCCTGTCGGACAAGACGGGTTTGGAGACGGCGGCGCGCGCGATGCATGAGGCGGGCGTCGAGCTGGTCTCGACCGGCGGCACGCGCGCCGCCATCGCCGGATTCGGACTGCCGGTGAAGGACGTCGCCGACCTGACCGGCTTCCCCGAGATGATGGACGGCCGGGTCAAGACGCTTCACCCCGTGGTCCACGGCGGCCTCCTGAGCGTTCGCGACGCCGCCCCGCACAAGGCGGCCATGGACGAACACGGCATCGGCGCCATCGATATCGTCTGGATCGACCTCTATCCGTTCGAGTCCACCGTGGCCTCGGGCGGTGGTTTCGACGCCGTGATCGAGAACATCGACATCGGCGGCCCGGCCATGATCCGTTCGGGCTCCAAGAACCACGGCTACGTCGCCGTCGCCGTCGACGGCGAATCCATCGGCCTGATCGTCGAGGCCCTGAAGGCCTCCGGTTCGACCTCTCTGGCCCTGCGCAAGCAACTGGCCGCCCGCGCCTTCGCCCGCACGGCGGCCTATGACGCCGCCGTCTCGGGCTGGTTCGCCAGCCAACTCGAAGACGCCGCCCCGGCTCGCAAATCGATTGCCGGAAGCCTCGCGCAGACCCTGCGCTACGGCGAGAACCCGCACCAGACGGGCGCCTTCTACCGCACCGGAGAGGCGCGCCCCGGCGTCGCCTACGCCCAGCAGATCCAGGGCAAGGAGTTGGGCTACAACAACATCGCCGACGCCGATGCCGCCTATGAGCTGGTCGCCGAGTTCGAGGCCCCGGCCTGCGTCATCGTCAAACACGCCAATCCCTGCGGCGTCGCCGTCGGCAAGGACCTGTCCGAAGCCTACGCCCGCGCCCTGGAGTGCGACGCCGTCTCGGCCTTCGGAGGCGTCATCGCCGTCAACCGCCCGCTGAACGGCGCAGACGCCCAGCGTATCACCGAGATCTTCACCGAGGTCGTCATCGCCCCCGGCGCCGACGATGAAGCCAAGGCGGTCTTCGCCTCGAAGAAGAACCTGCGTCTTTTGATCACCGAAGGCCTGCCCGACCCGCACGGCGCGGGCGAGGTCTTCCGTTCGGTCGCCGGCGGCTTCCTGGTCCAGTCGCGCGACCGCTCGCTGATCGCGCCTGCGGACCTCAAGATCGTCACGCGCCGCCAGCCGACGCCGACCGAGATCCAGGACATGCTGTTCGCCTTCACGGTCGCCAAACACGTCAAGTCCAACGCCATCGTCTACGCCAAGGACGGCCAGACGGCCGGCATCGGCGCCGGCCAGATGAACCGCCGCGACTCGGCCCGTATCGCGGCCATCCGCGCCCGCGAGGCCGGCGAGGCCAAGGGCCTGGCCCACTCCCTCGCCGAAGGGTCGGCCTGCGCCTCGGAAGCCTTCTTCCCCTTCGCCGACGGTCTTCTGGAAGCCGTCGCGGCGGGCGCCACCTCGGTGATCCAGCCGGGCGGCTCCATGCGCGACGCCGAAGTCATCGCCGCCGCGGACGAGAAGGGCATCGCCATGGCCTTCACCGGGGTTCGCGTCTTCCGGCACTAG
- a CDS encoding dienelactone hydrolase → MDTLSDRWAKLEPFTTMVGPDDDRPRPTALLFHGCGGLRGHLPMYAQAAKQAGWRAAIVDSYAPRGWSRQFAMATVCTGLMLRGWERGGDVVAAIQGVSARPDVDQTRIALAGWSHGGWGIMEAMSCDPNPPTALGVKDAESADLSGVKATYLAYPYVGIAALNRMRPWRHCPKTLAVISQKDHLTTVRNAERVHDMVRNCGAEVETWVAPGTHSFDEPMTALPMKYDAELTGEAIRRFKALLEDVAVAPRPVHAAA, encoded by the coding sequence ATGGACACCCTCTCCGACCGTTGGGCGAAGCTCGAACCCTTCACCACCATGGTCGGTCCCGACGACGACCGGCCTCGGCCGACGGCCCTCCTGTTCCACGGCTGCGGCGGCCTGCGCGGCCACCTGCCGATGTACGCCCAGGCGGCCAAGCAGGCCGGCTGGCGCGCCGCGATCGTCGACAGCTACGCCCCACGCGGCTGGTCGCGGCAGTTCGCCATGGCTACCGTCTGCACCGGCCTGATGCTGCGCGGCTGGGAACGGGGCGGCGATGTCGTGGCCGCGATCCAGGGCGTCTCGGCCCGGCCCGACGTGGACCAGACCCGCATCGCCCTGGCCGGCTGGAGCCACGGCGGCTGGGGCATCATGGAGGCCATGAGCTGCGACCCCAATCCGCCGACGGCGCTGGGCGTGAAGGACGCGGAAAGCGCCGACCTGTCGGGCGTCAAGGCGACCTATCTGGCCTACCCCTACGTCGGGATCGCGGCTCTGAACCGGATGCGGCCGTGGCGGCATTGTCCGAAGACGCTGGCGGTGATCTCGCAGAAGGATCACCTGACCACGGTCCGCAATGCCGAGCGCGTCCATGACATGGTCCGCAACTGCGGCGCCGAGGTCGAGACCTGGGTTGCGCCCGGCACCCACAGCTTCGACGAGCCGATGACCGCCCTGCCGATGAAGTACGACGCCGAACTGACCGGCGAGGCGATCCGCCGGTTCAAGGCCCTGCTGGAAGACGTGGCGGTCGCGCCGCGTCCGGTTCACGCCGCCGCCTGA